The Leptospira sp. WS39.C2 genome contains a region encoding:
- a CDS encoding DUF3592 domain-containing protein, translating into MNSQFFNLSLDWTNPKFLVPLVFVGIGFGILVYVLKIYFDSIHLKRKGTKTKGKVVGYKDVGADKYGKRSKALLVRVEVGDKVWEFQSLLYWVVPPFTVGDTVPVLYLITKSEIPTSRLDNWEELFADAILLGAIGIVLLVFGSLLLFNYNPDV; encoded by the coding sequence ATGAACTCTCAATTTTTTAACTTGTCCTTGGATTGGACCAATCCTAAGTTTCTTGTCCCTTTGGTTTTTGTTGGAATCGGATTCGGAATTCTGGTTTATGTCCTTAAAATTTACTTTGATTCAATCCACCTAAAAAGGAAAGGAACGAAAACGAAAGGCAAAGTTGTCGGCTACAAAGATGTAGGTGCTGACAAATATGGAAAAAGATCGAAAGCTTTGTTAGTCCGTGTAGAGGTTGGTGATAAGGTCTGGGAATTCCAATCTCTCTTGTATTGGGTTGTGCCACCATTTACCGTAGGTGATACGGTTCCTGTATTGTATTTGATTACGAAGTCTGAAATACCCACCTCACGTTTGGACAATTGGGAAGAACTTTTTGCGGACGCCATCCTTTTGGGAGCGATTGGTATAGTGCTACTGGTCTTCGGAAGTTTGCTCCTATTCAATTATAATCCTGATGTTTAA
- a CDS encoding c-di-GMP phosphodiesterase yields the protein MSDSPLIPTDQLAKFEFNDDLLSSYRKSKQIPLDLYDRTGKLIMAKKKNATEEDFGKLLKIELQGAYCLTSDSKQLRVTSGDNTDPRNTKLFDPDKTTEFAKQTESLILELKKEAFNSDHALRVHKSIGKVLDDFTSNPDFESGLFNILEILNHAGVPVESELMTKRTIVAMGMKVRTKKIGVGDDNKPNKKDHLSVMTASFLADIGYSKLVLPDKPNLTKEEYNAIQQHPIISYLMTLAAPEITQEIRTLVLNHHRPFRGNTINNNFPDNNTVFKKLMLIRDKFIKDPSKKMIVADIDAQLRIQESNVNSVNFEEDIAILSLASEYASLTTNQPWRPAFSSATALKMIVNDSFFSYSNRNIRHLLDYVGASLTNNQNIINVGDYVITASIDSEKQVHFDICKILEVDRFQTRPKIQRICTIKPLFKKGIKYRIADFDINEIRMDKRKAVIDLAGQTSSTQRIIYIIDPEMNAPLYDAVTKMDVP from the coding sequence TTGAGCGATTCTCCCTTAATCCCCACTGACCAACTTGCTAAATTTGAATTTAATGATGATCTTCTGAGCAGTTATCGTAAGAGCAAACAAATCCCACTCGATTTATATGATCGAACAGGTAAGCTCATCATGGCAAAAAAAAAGAACGCAACGGAAGAGGATTTTGGCAAACTTTTAAAGATCGAGTTGCAAGGAGCCTATTGCCTTACCTCAGACTCAAAACAATTGCGAGTCACATCGGGAGATAACACAGACCCTCGAAATACAAAACTGTTTGATCCAGACAAAACTACGGAATTTGCAAAACAAACTGAATCATTGATCTTAGAGTTAAAAAAAGAAGCTTTTAATTCGGATCATGCACTCAGAGTTCACAAATCAATTGGAAAAGTTTTAGATGATTTTACAAGCAATCCAGATTTTGAATCTGGTTTATTTAATATATTAGAGATTTTGAATCATGCGGGTGTTCCTGTTGAATCAGAATTAATGACAAAACGAACAATTGTTGCAATGGGAATGAAAGTCCGAACTAAAAAGATAGGTGTAGGAGACGATAACAAACCAAATAAAAAAGACCATCTTTCAGTGATGACAGCAAGTTTTCTTGCAGATATAGGTTATTCAAAATTAGTATTACCTGACAAACCAAACCTAACAAAAGAAGAATACAATGCAATCCAACAACACCCAATTATCAGTTATTTGATGACACTGGCAGCACCTGAAATCACTCAAGAAATTCGTACTTTAGTTTTAAACCATCATAGACCCTTTCGAGGGAATACAATTAACAACAACTTTCCTGACAATAATACAGTATTTAAAAAGTTAATGTTAATAAGAGATAAGTTTATAAAAGACCCAAGTAAAAAGATGATTGTAGCTGATATAGATGCACAACTTCGAATCCAAGAATCGAATGTAAATTCAGTCAATTTTGAAGAAGATATAGCAATTTTGTCTCTTGCAAGTGAATATGCAAGTTTAACAACAAACCAACCATGGCGGCCTGCATTCAGTTCCGCGACAGCATTAAAAATGATTGTCAATGATTCGTTTTTTTCCTATAGCAATCGAAACATCCGACACTTACTAGACTATGTTGGTGCGAGTTTGACAAATAATCAGAATATAATCAATGTAGGTGATTACGTCATAACAGCGTCTATCGATTCAGAAAAACAGGTGCATTTTGATATTTGCAAAATTTTAGAAGTTGATCGTTTCCAAACACGTCCCAAAATCCAAAGGATATGCACCATCAAACCTTTGTTTAAAAAGGGGATAAAGTATCGGATTGCTGATTTTGATATCAACGAAATCCGAATGGACAAACGTAAGGCGGTGATCGACCTTGCAGGCCAAACTTCTAGTACACAAAGGATCATTTACATCATTGACCCAGAAATGAACGCACCTCTTTACGATGCAGTCACTAAAATGGATGTTCCATAA
- a CDS encoding methyl-accepting chemotaxis protein, whose protein sequence is MFAKLFFQKNTMTISDDLFTEVMLRNNKRMFLSFLSILVLANVATLFIKISGKGSDYLTYQSIIIEFVLASSILIVGFLLSSRLKSHWTSSYISITGVTLCLLVFQYVIYGATELSATFYISFVLSVLYFNRNASIYNFVLIIVSEIVLFTFRPELIPGGPKSNIIVRFLIFVWVGIGATVGATATRTLLNLAVEKQKEAKKALDSLVQMAKTILNTIELMKQQIKDQDTISEELKQISGHQASSLTEISISLQELSAKADSNNKIAKSLYLESESSIQSVNDLKTINETVQTGTGRIYQNLDVVMDYSNETSEHIHLSINKFNILQEKSTEISDFVSVINDIADKVNLLSLNAAIEAARAGEHGRGFAVVAEEISKLADATTKNSKEISKIIQENLTLISESSELINRSSERMGKLSTAIGIIKTEINGVGSKIEEIDKAIESIDNLNSRIYETSKTIENSTNSQKVATEESTNITTKISEYASNIVEISKQISENSKSTGGIMVRLDEMAKEMKN, encoded by the coding sequence TTGTTTGCTAAACTTTTTTTTCAAAAAAATACGATGACAATTTCCGATGACCTCTTCACGGAGGTGATGTTAAGAAACAACAAACGAATGTTTTTATCGTTTCTTTCCATCCTTGTTTTAGCAAACGTTGCAACATTATTTATTAAAATTTCAGGAAAAGGATCAGATTATCTTACCTACCAAAGTATAATCATCGAGTTTGTTTTGGCATCTTCAATCTTGATTGTAGGATTCCTATTATCTTCAAGATTAAAATCCCATTGGACATCTAGTTACATTTCCATAACTGGTGTTACGTTGTGTTTATTGGTATTTCAATATGTAATTTATGGCGCAACGGAACTTTCAGCAACGTTTTACATTTCTTTTGTTTTGAGTGTATTGTATTTCAATCGGAATGCTTCCATTTACAACTTTGTTTTGATTATTGTTTCTGAAATAGTTTTGTTCACTTTTAGACCAGAATTAATTCCTGGTGGTCCTAAAAGTAATATCATCGTAAGATTTTTGATTTTTGTTTGGGTGGGGATTGGTGCAACTGTTGGAGCAACTGCAACAAGAACACTACTCAACTTAGCTGTTGAAAAACAAAAAGAAGCGAAAAAAGCTTTAGACTCGTTAGTACAAATGGCAAAAACAATTCTAAATACGATTGAATTGATGAAACAGCAAATAAAAGACCAAGATACAATTTCAGAAGAACTTAAACAAATTTCGGGGCACCAGGCATCCTCATTAACGGAAATATCTATTTCATTACAAGAATTATCTGCAAAGGCTGACTCGAATAACAAAATTGCAAAATCATTGTATCTTGAATCGGAATCTTCAATTCAATCAGTGAATGACCTAAAAACCATCAACGAAACTGTCCAAACTGGAACTGGTAGGATCTATCAAAACTTAGACGTAGTTATGGACTATTCAAATGAAACATCAGAACACATTCACTTATCGATTAATAAATTTAACATCCTTCAAGAAAAAAGTACGGAAATTTCTGATTTTGTCTCTGTGATCAATGATATAGCAGATAAAGTAAACTTGTTATCATTAAATGCAGCAATTGAAGCTGCAAGAGCTGGTGAACATGGTAGAGGTTTTGCAGTTGTTGCAGAAGAAATTTCAAAGTTAGCTGACGCTACAACAAAAAACTCCAAAGAAATTTCAAAAATCATCCAGGAAAACCTCACATTGATTAGTGAAAGTAGTGAACTTATCAACCGGTCTTCGGAAAGAATGGGAAAACTTAGCACAGCAATTGGCATCATCAAAACAGAAATCAACGGCGTTGGATCCAAAATAGAAGAAATAGACAAAGCAATTGAATCAATTGATAATCTAAACTCTCGAATTTATGAAACCAGTAAAACCATTGAAAATTCAACTAACTCCCAAAAGGTAGCTACAGAAGAATCAACAAATATCACCACCAAAATATCAGAATATGCAAGCAACATCGTCGAAATTTCCAAACAAATTTCGGAAAATAGTAAATCTACTGGAGGGATTATGGTAAGATTAGATGAAATGGCAAAAGAAATGAAGAATTGA
- a CDS encoding AraC family transcriptional regulator — protein MKQFLIWEDFATYRGEVFSTHRHSHFFIQISIPDSGSVGLRTIDGVWKSYNVVCIPSGVSHEMKGGEGNLTLLYLDPLTTGYQLFFDRSLASNQSAFEVGDVFTENLKQQIRDILKSSKKEARIQLLEIINKNFDKQTNRKMDPRIQKSIQDVELDCFSLSHLAKEASLSVERYRHLFRQEVGDELSAKLSVKRHVVSEKYKSLIESMYDGKTQMQIHVNK, from the coding sequence ATGAAACAATTTTTGATATGGGAAGATTTTGCTACATACCGCGGTGAGGTATTTTCAACCCATCGGCATAGCCATTTTTTTATCCAAATTAGTATTCCTGATTCAGGCTCTGTTGGATTACGTACAATTGATGGTGTTTGGAAGTCATACAATGTTGTCTGCATACCTTCGGGTGTAAGTCACGAAATGAAGGGTGGGGAGGGGAACCTTACACTTCTTTATTTGGATCCATTAACAACAGGTTATCAACTTTTTTTTGATAGGAGTTTAGCTTCAAATCAATCAGCATTTGAAGTTGGTGATGTATTTACAGAAAATCTGAAACAGCAAATTAGAGATATTTTAAAATCATCGAAAAAAGAAGCTCGTATACAACTTCTCGAAATTATAAATAAAAATTTTGATAAACAAACAAATCGTAAAATGGATCCACGCATTCAAAAAAGTATACAAGATGTAGAGCTTGATTGTTTTTCACTTTCTCATTTAGCAAAGGAGGCTTCTTTATCTGTTGAAAGGTATCGACATCTTTTTCGTCAGGAAGTAGGTGATGAGTTGTCTGCTAAACTATCAGTCAAAAGACATGTCGTTTCAGAAAAATACAAATCGCTCATCGAGTCAATGTATGATGGAAAAACACAAATGCAGATTCATGTAAATAAGTAA
- a CDS encoding adenylate/guanylate cyclase domain-containing protein: MKKSIVDEILVSREMKNEKTVAIVRLTIFSIASLLDYLSYFQVINYTIVQPNIVTLMLDTTILVFAGIVFIFLTYFPYKTYLKFFTITLDYIIIGLMIYFDPTVQRGNGVIYFIAMISAIFIYQFNLLRHSKIGTIYGAFLSFVFLLVISIGLGEGYPVDFFPMMIGLGMILAIGYVTTVSNIEMVKEANAKQMMERYLPSQLVSEFYKNKAQLEPGGEMKEVTILFSDIRSFTKFSEQRSAEEVVLFLNNYLSRMTDVIFHFNGTIDKFIGDAIMTIFGAPFKQDDDALRAVKSAVAMIRELEKLNNQMTNPNDHLKVGIGIHTGEAIVGNIGSDRRLDYTVIGDNVNLASRIEGLTKHYNCPILISESTFQQIEGKYTTNEGFVIRELDKVIVKGKSKPITVYEVVCFPI, translated from the coding sequence ATGAAAAAATCAATTGTTGATGAAATTTTGGTCTCAAGAGAAATGAAAAATGAGAAAACAGTAGCGATTGTTAGACTTACAATATTCTCCATCGCTTCCCTGTTAGATTACTTATCCTACTTCCAAGTAATCAATTATACAATCGTCCAACCAAATATAGTCACACTTATGTTGGATACAACAATACTAGTTTTTGCAGGAATTGTATTTATATTTCTAACCTACTTCCCATACAAAACCTATTTGAAATTTTTTACGATCACTTTAGATTATATTATTATTGGTCTTATGATTTACTTTGATCCAACCGTTCAAAGAGGGAATGGAGTCATTTATTTCATTGCGATGATTAGCGCTATTTTCATTTATCAATTTAACTTACTTAGACATTCAAAAATTGGTACTATATATGGTGCTTTTTTATCTTTTGTGTTCCTTCTTGTAATTTCCATTGGATTAGGTGAAGGATACCCAGTCGATTTTTTTCCCATGATGATTGGACTGGGGATGATCCTTGCAATAGGTTATGTTACCACTGTTTCCAATATCGAAATGGTTAAAGAAGCCAATGCAAAACAAATGATGGAAAGATACCTTCCCTCACAATTAGTCAGCGAATTTTACAAAAATAAAGCCCAGTTAGAACCTGGTGGCGAAATGAAAGAAGTTACAATTCTATTTTCTGATATCCGCTCATTTACAAAATTTTCCGAACAAAGGTCTGCTGAAGAAGTAGTTCTTTTCTTAAACAATTATTTATCACGTATGACGGATGTTATATTTCATTTCAACGGTACAATTGATAAATTCATTGGTGATGCCATCATGACTATATTTGGTGCTCCGTTCAAACAGGATGATGATGCTCTCCGTGCCGTAAAATCAGCAGTGGCCATGATTCGTGAATTAGAAAAACTAAACAATCAAATGACCAATCCAAACGATCATCTAAAAGTTGGTATTGGAATTCATACTGGAGAAGCGATTGTTGGGAATATTGGTTCTGATCGCAGATTGGATTATACGGTGATTGGTGATAATGTTAACTTAGCTTCCAGAATTGAAGGTTTAACCAAACATTATAATTGCCCTATTTTAATTTCTGAATCTACATTCCAACAAATTGAAGGCAAATATACAACGAATGAAGGATTTGTTATACGTGAATTAGACAAAGTGATTGTAAAAGGAAAATCAAAACCTATTACAGTATATGAGGTTGTTTGTTTTCCAATTTGA
- a CDS encoding peroxiredoxin family protein, with protein sequence MKLKDWFMMQIDGSADPSIQPLPIDSKVRDWELMLTSNQRIKISDIIKRGPLILVFIRGTWCPFCQIHLKNLSEWASRLNEKEGNVIVISTEPIDTLRSWLNIHPMNFIFASDSTMELCQYFGVRIQPNDFAQAATFLIDSDFTIRLAYKGKRTQKYFDEVETVMKNQIHGSKS encoded by the coding sequence ATGAAATTAAAAGATTGGTTTATGATGCAAATTGATGGGAGTGCAGATCCTTCAATACAACCACTTCCCATAGACTCCAAAGTCAGAGATTGGGAGTTGATGTTAACTTCCAATCAAAGAATAAAAATATCTGACATCATAAAACGAGGTCCACTTATCCTAGTTTTTATACGTGGTACTTGGTGTCCATTTTGCCAAATTCACTTAAAGAATCTTTCTGAATGGGCATCACGATTGAATGAAAAAGAAGGTAACGTAATTGTAATTTCAACAGAGCCTATCGACACACTGAGAAGTTGGCTCAATATCCATCCTATGAATTTTATCTTTGCAAGTGATTCGACGATGGAACTTTGTCAATATTTTGGAGTGAGAATTCAACCAAATGATTTTGCTCAAGCGGCCACCTTTTTAATTGATTCAGATTTTACCATTCGATTGGCTTATAAGGGAAAACGTACTCAAAAATATTTTGATGAAGTGGAAACTGTCATGAAGAATCAAATCCATGGTTCAAAAAGTTAA
- a CDS encoding helix-turn-helix domain-containing protein: protein MKSNFKSIQYELKDPLTGSYFYFTNDISSYLENTLANPTANRILWNQGDENFNFTCDENTVVLTENSFCTLTALNYVKIPENNQRITAICFNREFYCIRDHDHEVSCNGILFYGAQKFAVLKIPNTELLAFEKLTDLFVKEFEEGDSLHSEMLVSLLKILIIRLTRIGRNQIIGIQGDKQTIETIRKFNLLVEENFRSYKQISEYSFLLNISSKKLAELFRNAKLDPPLQTIHQRIILEAKRMLLFTLKSVNEISDDLGFEDASQFSKLFKKYTGKSPGIFRSKKN, encoded by the coding sequence ATGAAATCTAATTTCAAATCCATTCAATATGAATTGAAAGATCCTCTTACTGGCTCCTATTTTTACTTTACTAATGATATCTCTAGTTATTTAGAAAATACTTTGGCAAATCCTACAGCAAATCGAATCCTTTGGAACCAAGGCGATGAAAATTTCAATTTTACTTGCGATGAAAATACGGTAGTACTAACGGAAAATTCATTTTGTACGTTAACTGCATTAAATTATGTAAAAATTCCAGAAAACAATCAAAGAATAACAGCGATTTGTTTTAATCGCGAGTTTTATTGCATTAGAGACCATGATCACGAGGTTTCTTGTAACGGAATTTTATTTTATGGAGCCCAAAAATTTGCTGTCTTGAAAATTCCTAATACTGAACTTTTGGCTTTCGAAAAATTAACTGACCTTTTTGTAAAAGAATTTGAAGAGGGTGATAGTTTACATAGTGAAATGTTAGTAAGTCTTTTGAAAATTTTAATCATTCGACTGACAAGGATTGGACGAAATCAGATTATTGGAATACAGGGTGATAAACAAACCATTGAAACTATACGTAAATTTAATTTGCTTGTAGAAGAAAATTTTAGGAGTTACAAACAAATTTCTGAATACTCTTTTTTGTTAAATATATCGTCAAAAAAACTAGCTGAGTTATTTCGAAATGCAAAGCTTGATCCTCCTTTGCAAACGATTCACCAGCGTATTATTTTAGAAGCAAAACGAATGTTATTATTCACACTAAAGTCAGTAAATGAGATTTCTGATGATCTAGGATTTGAAGATGCCAGTCAATTTAGTAAATTATTTAAAAAATACACAGGAAAGTCTCCTGGTATATTTCGATCTAAGAAAAATTGA
- a CDS encoding DoxX-like family protein, with amino-acid sequence MLKMSKFWILNGIKLVVGVIFLQTLFFKFSAAEESVFIFSKLGVEPWGRIGSGLIEFFIIVLFFNPRFVWIGALVGIGAMFIALASHVFIIGIEVAKDHGLLFILALINFIGCCILLYADKESFLLNLKKVLNRL; translated from the coding sequence ATGCTTAAAATGTCAAAATTTTGGATTCTTAATGGAATCAAATTAGTCGTGGGTGTAATTTTTCTACAGACTTTGTTTTTCAAGTTTAGTGCAGCTGAAGAATCTGTATTTATTTTTTCAAAACTTGGTGTTGAGCCTTGGGGGAGAATTGGATCAGGATTGATTGAGTTTTTCATTATTGTTTTGTTTTTTAACCCACGTTTCGTTTGGATTGGTGCCTTGGTTGGAATAGGAGCAATGTTTATTGCTTTGGCTAGTCACGTTTTTATCATTGGTATCGAAGTAGCAAAGGATCATGGTTTATTGTTTATACTGGCACTTATTAATTTTATAGGTTGTTGTATCCTTTTATATGCAGATAAAGAAAGTTTTTTGTTAAATTTGAAAAAGGTATTGAATAGACTATGA
- a CDS encoding YHS domain-containing (seleno)protein, which produces MKPKILIFITCVFLFSFPNESQTTNVSNELRKKHFLLNRLGVALDGYDPVSYFSNQPTKGKSEVSSTYKGITYYFTSNENRVKFEKNPDNFEPEYGGWCAYAMGEDGSKVEVDPKRFKIINGKINLFYNGILGDTLKPWNENEKELIPKANSNWKKLMQE; this is translated from the coding sequence ATGAAACCAAAAATTCTTATATTCATAACGTGTGTATTCCTATTTTCATTCCCAAATGAATCACAAACGACGAATGTTTCTAATGAGTTGAGAAAAAAACATTTCCTTTTGAACCGTCTAGGAGTTGCACTTGATGGTTATGATCCTGTTTCTTATTTTTCCAACCAACCCACCAAAGGAAAAAGTGAAGTCAGCTCGACCTATAAAGGAATTACATACTATTTCACTTCAAATGAAAATAGAGTAAAATTTGAAAAAAATCCAGACAACTTTGAACCTGAATATGGAGGTTGGTGTGCCTATGCGATGGGTGAAGATGGATCTAAAGTTGAGGTGGATCCAAAACGTTTCAAAATTATCAATGGGAAAATCAACTTATTTTATAATGGAATCTTGGGCGATACTCTTAAACCTTGGAACGAAAATGAAAAGGAATTAATTCCAAAAGCAAATTCAAATTGGAAAAAATTGATGCAAGAGTGA
- a CDS encoding glutathione S-transferase family protein, whose product MDNYKSPELILYQHPLASFCHKVLIALYENGIRFESHFVDLMLEDVKTELYDFWPVGKIPLLRDLTLDKTIPETSIIIEYIDLMYPGKTKLIPNDTNLALLTRLWDRFFDLYVSEPMQKIVLNQILPDGDKDRLGVGKAYSRLRISYSMIEKQLESKKYLIGENFTMADCSAIPALFYSDTIVSFRDHFPKLTAYFELVLGRDSVKRTLSEAEPYFSMYPFFEKIPKRFLKDRI is encoded by the coding sequence ATGGATAACTATAAATCTCCTGAGCTAATTCTTTACCAACATCCACTTGCTTCCTTTTGCCATAAGGTACTCATCGCCTTATACGAAAATGGCATTAGATTTGAATCCCACTTCGTAGATTTAATGTTAGAAGATGTAAAAACTGAACTTTATGATTTTTGGCCGGTGGGAAAAATTCCACTACTTCGAGATCTTACTTTAGATAAAACAATTCCTGAAACTAGTATCATTATCGAATATATAGACTTAATGTATCCTGGAAAAACAAAACTCATTCCAAATGATACAAATTTGGCATTATTAACTCGTCTTTGGGATCGTTTTTTTGATCTATATGTCAGTGAACCAATGCAAAAAATAGTTCTAAACCAAATACTACCAGATGGCGATAAAGATCGGTTAGGTGTAGGGAAAGCTTACTCTAGACTCAGAATTTCTTATTCAATGATTGAAAAACAACTAGAATCTAAGAAATACTTAATTGGAGAAAACTTTACAATGGCAGATTGTTCAGCAATACCTGCTTTATTTTACTCAGATACGATTGTAAGTTTTCGAGATCATTTTCCAAAGCTTACTGCCTATTTTGAATTAGTATTGGGTAGAGATTCGGTTAAGCGAACATTATCTGAAGCAGAACCATATTTTTCAATGTATCCATTTTTTGAAAAAATTCCAAAAAGATTTTTAAAAGATAGAATCTAA
- a CDS encoding ArsR/SmtB family transcription factor has product MNIYYPNLENVFHALSDRSRLLMVERLSFGPASVKELAKPLDMVLPSALKHLKVLEETGIVFSNKVGRVRTYELNLSQLNQIDIWIEERKKSWNHSFDRLESFLLESEDINLKGESI; this is encoded by the coding sequence ATGAATATCTATTATCCGAATTTGGAAAACGTATTTCATGCACTTTCAGATCGAAGCCGTTTACTTATGGTGGAACGTCTGAGTTTTGGACCTGCTTCTGTCAAAGAATTAGCTAAACCATTGGATATGGTTCTTCCTTCTGCATTAAAACATTTAAAAGTATTAGAGGAAACAGGGATTGTATTTTCGAATAAAGTAGGAAGGGTTCGAACATATGAATTGAATTTAAGTCAATTAAACCAAATTGATATATGGATAGAAGAAAGGAAAAAATCTTGGAATCACAGTTTTGATCGATTAGAGTCATTTCTTTTAGAATCTGAAGATATAAATTTAAAAGGTGAATCTATATGA
- a CDS encoding SRPBCC family protein has protein sequence MNESHVINKMFSIERILPASKERVFGAWSNADSKRRWFSCHDDWKTEEFSLDFQIGGKETNLVLTPLGSRHVFDATFYDIVPNERIVYVYGMYMNEQRISVSLVTVLFDSLIEGRTRMVFTEQIVILDQNFGDGVSFNDQISGRVEGTNAGFDRLVKEVS, from the coding sequence ATGAATGAAAGTCATGTAATTAATAAAATGTTTAGCATCGAAAGGATATTACCAGCCTCTAAGGAGAGAGTTTTTGGAGCTTGGTCCAATGCTGACTCAAAACGAAGGTGGTTTTCCTGCCATGATGATTGGAAAACAGAGGAGTTTAGTTTAGACTTTCAGATTGGAGGAAAGGAGACTAATCTCGTATTGACTCCTTTAGGTAGCCGTCATGTTTTTGATGCGACATTTTATGACATTGTTCCAAATGAAAGAATTGTATATGTATATGGCATGTATATGAATGAACAACGTATATCAGTTTCCCTTGTGACTGTACTTTTTGATTCACTGATTGAAGGCAGAACAAGAATGGTTTTTACCGAACAAATTGTAATTTTAGATCAAAACTTTGGAGATGGCGTTTCTTTTAATGATCAAATCAGCGGTAGGGTAGAAGGAACTAATGCAGGATTTGACCGATTGGTCAAAGAGGTTTCTTAA
- a CDS encoding GGDEF domain-containing protein, which translates to MKLSIETRNPSSGLKSDTKSEKFQTANLARCTYTLLMVLVFYNFQLPWIVVIGSVHLTFSIVWFLLIQFDILIEKNLWWSGYVPATFDLIWLTVLAYGTGNITSFFILGYLGSIALSSMSIDRNYGIYNAFLATVLFSTMGFFVYYDILPLINIMMTPVKPTLLSIFISSTLLGGSAFLVNQIVSKLFYSLTDVNEKLLAIAMTDPLTGISNRRSFFSNLEIEMARQHRSHSPYPIAFLLFDLDLFKTINDTYGHEIGDLVLVEFASVLKTSLRKQDFPSRWGGEEFLVLLPNTEIEGAIIVAEKIRTTFHSLTIPVKGIQIRCSTSVGISILKDQHTNPESVINLADEYLYEAKRNGRNQVYSEKNVTI; encoded by the coding sequence ATGAAATTAAGTATAGAAACTCGGAATCCTTCTTCTGGACTAAAGTCAGACACCAAATCAGAAAAATTCCAAACTGCAAATCTCGCCCGGTGCACTTATACATTATTGATGGTTTTGGTTTTCTATAATTTCCAATTACCATGGATTGTTGTTATTGGCTCAGTCCACCTAACGTTCTCCATCGTATGGTTTCTACTTATACAATTTGATATCTTAATCGAAAAGAATTTGTGGTGGAGTGGCTATGTTCCAGCGACATTTGATTTAATTTGGTTAACAGTATTAGCTTATGGAACGGGAAATATTACCTCATTTTTTATCTTAGGATATTTAGGTTCCATAGCATTAAGTAGTATGTCAATTGATAGAAACTATGGTATATACAATGCCTTTCTTGCCACAGTTCTTTTCAGTACCATGGGTTTTTTTGTTTATTACGATATTTTGCCCTTAATCAATATTATGATGACACCTGTTAAACCAACATTACTCAGTATTTTTATCTCTTCTACTTTATTGGGTGGAAGTGCTTTTTTAGTGAATCAGATTGTTTCAAAATTATTTTATTCATTAACTGATGTGAATGAAAAGTTACTCGCGATAGCCATGACAGATCCATTGACAGGAATCTCAAACAGAAGGTCATTTTTTTCCAACTTAGAAATCGAAATGGCGAGACAACACAGAAGTCATTCTCCTTATCCGATCGCATTTTTACTTTTTGACTTGGATCTTTTTAAAACAATAAACGATACTTATGGTCATGAAATTGGTGATCTTGTATTAGTAGAATTTGCCTCAGTTCTCAAAACCTCATTACGAAAACAAGACTTCCCATCAAGATGGGGTGGCGAAGAGTTTCTTGTTTTACTTCCAAATACGGAAATCGAAGGTGCCATAATCGTTGCAGAAAAAATTCGGACTACTTTTCATTCATTAACCATACCTGTAAAGGGAATACAAATTCGATGTTCCACTAGTGTTGGGATTTCTATCTTAAAAGACCAACATACAAACCCAGAATCGGTCATCAATTTAGCAGACGAATATTTATACGAAGCAAAACGAAATGGACGAAACCAAGTGTATTCCGAAAAGAATGTAACGATTTAA